From Lucilia cuprina isolate Lc7/37 chromosome 4, ASM2204524v1, whole genome shotgun sequence:
ATCTGAGCAGACCAACATTAGAGGAACTATTGTTGCGGTTTACTTTGCATGTATATGGTATCCGGTTTTTATCAGTTCGTCCGCTATTTATTAACAGCCATTTTTGAGTTACTCGGTATCCGGAGTAATTTAGATTCGAATGGTTTGCAATATCATAAAATTCGTTTCCCTTAAAAGCTAGAGCAAAAACACCGCAATTGATTTTAGATTTAGATTAGAAAGATTCTGGTGGTATATACGCTCGATAGGCTACCCCTAGAAGGAAAAaagacttttaaatttttaataaaggatTTTGAAATATCACAATGAGACCATTGAGTATTTTAAACGTTCATTAAGACCCTTTATAACTGTATTTGGCTAGGTTTCCAACAATTAGATAAGGAGCGACATTGAAAATCAAGAAAGTGTTCTCTCTTGAGAGATTGAAGCAGTGATCATAACCTGATCATAAACAGTTGTGCCAGAAGTCCAAGACATTGAAAATCAAGAAAGTGTTCTCTCTTGAGAGATTGAATCAATGATCATAACCTTATCATAACCAGTTGTGTTAGAGGTTAAAGTAAAAAGCTAAAAGTATTATCCTCAGAAATGTTATAGCAGCTCCGATTTGTGGCtgtaatttaaatagttttaaaattttcattataatctACTAATTTTCTAATGATCTTCAGAAACCCAATTGGGGAGGTACAGTAGTTTAGATTTCTCCGAAATTATTCAATATCTCGTCAACTATATACAATTTGTACCAAAATTTCACATAATCATAGTTGGAGTAGTTTTGAGTTTATTTAGTCAAATAACAATCAGTAGAAAGTTGGACAAATTTAGAAGTTCACatatgttataaaaatgttttttttaaattaatacttcTGAGCTTAGCCGGGAAACCAAAGAAAAGGGGTTTCTACCAACATATTTCTGATATtcactaaattgttttaaaattttataataaattttttcaatttataaaaaaacatgtctGATTGAAATTGAAAcataatttattgttaataattttgtataaattctttattattttttaaactttaatgacgattgtttaaaattaaagaaaacaaaaaaccaaatcatttacataaaaaaattcatatacaaaatgaaaaaaaataatatttatgttaaagttCCTTCtatttaaagtattatttaaaaacctaTTTATAAATGGCATTGAATAAATTGttacatttagaaaaaaacatttttgaaaatattttttttaatatcaatttagaaaaaaaattagttagtttgagaaaagttttcaaaaaggaTTTGTGGACAAGAACTTTTATAAACAGCCTTCTTACATTTTCGAACAAATTTAGCAATTGTTTTTACAATTAGTCAAAGgttaaattttagaatattttcataatttaattaatgccatttcttcttctttattttcatttttctttacttacgaaaaaaaaaattataaaccattttaataatttacttcACAAATAATAATCCTAataaaacgaagaaaaaaaattaacaaaaagttgAAAGTACCTAAAAGATAGAAAGAGCTGTAAAAAACGATACCTGCTTGAAagttacaaaaaacaaaaacaaatactaaaattttgaaaaacgaaaactgaattgaaacatttttcaaatttttagcaaaaacattcatataaataaatccAAATGCATAACGAAAAaccaaacattttatattaaaaaaaaagtaatatctTTTCTTCCGAAGAAATAAGATTCTTAAGGTTCAAACTAAAAGCAAGCCACTCAAactagaaatttaatatttaaaagaaataatgtaaaatttaataaaaaatggctataaaattacaacaatataatatttaataacgtcacagaaaacaatgaaaataactCTTAACACGATTTGgaagaattttttcatattaaattttccaCCTTTTGTACGTCTAAAATGTTTTCTTGATGACGAGCATTAAATTATATCTATTATATTATCTCTTTGATTGAATTTCCTTATTTCTAGATACAAAACTCATATTAATACTAACGGTTTTCCTATAAAAACGCACAATTATATAGAGGGTTTTCTAGTTTTCggttttgaaaaaataagtaaagAATTTaggaataaaagaaataattattactgCATAATATTACGGGCAATTTTTATCAATGAATCGCAAAAATCAGATATAACtccttaatttaaaaagaacgtAGCTTACTGTTCatttccagttctagttcagttctagttcagttctagttcagttctagttcagttctagttcagttctagttcagttctagttcagttctagttcagttctagttcagttctagttcagttctagttcagttctagttcagttctagttcagttctagttcagttctagttcagttctagttcagttctagttcagttctagttcagttctagttcagttctagttcatttctagttcagttcttgttcagttctaattcatttcgAGTTCAGTTATTGCTCTGTTCGATTTCTATGTTAATTTATGTCTACGGCAGTTCCAACTCGGTTTTTGTTaggttttgttttggttttatttcagCTGTATtggtcttttattttattttcaatacgaCAATTTGAGATACTTATTTCCCCAGATACTTAACTTTTTAAACTTCCGAAAATGTtggctaaaaattaaaaaataaagaaaaaagcgTAGAATATGAATTATCGTTTATTTCACATACGTATTCAAATATCatatttatataagtaaaatagTAAACATATTTAGAAAATGCCATAAAACCAAAGAGATAAACAAacctacataaatacatacatacatacatatatatttttgttagtaTGCATATCTTTCTCCGTCCGTtcatactaaataaaaaaatatttaatcaggACAACCGAAATGTTGTATAAATTTCGGCTGTTTGGTTGACTCAAAAGAAACTACTAATTATCGTTTATTAATACCAAAAAAGTACATCCatttgaaacataaaattattttatatgcaacatattttattcaaaaatttttgggacgaagaaaaataaaaattgaacaaatttttccaTCCAttattgaaaaacataaaaaattcctAAATAGCAAGAAAATGGTATTAAAtgatatttaagaataaaactTGTTATAGacatatagaaaaaacaaaattcatatacacataaaaatatatttatacatctatataatgaaaaaagaaatgaatttaAGAATTATGTTTCTTCGGAAGAGGAAAAAGATTCAGAAAAGAAAGAGAACTAATATATAAAACACATTATCaacacaaatttaaatacatacctatactttttttttaattttaaagcgaACAGATCTCAGCTCAATATAAGAGAGATTccattcagttcagttctagttctgttctaattctgttctagttcagttctagttcagttctagttcagttctagttcagttctagttcagttctagttcagttctagttcagttctagttcagttctagttcagttctagttcagttctagttcagttctagttcagttctagttcagttctagttcagttctagttcagttctagttcagttctagttcagttcaagttcagttctagttcagttccagttcagttctagttcagacgttttcaaattttgtaacctgatttggaaaaatttcgaataatcgatcaccctattaaatatatacaaggtcaataatttttttatttaaatttcaaatgacCTCATTGCAATATTTTGAACTcaatatataaaatcaaaatatattttgaaataattacatCGCAAATATGCATTTATGTGTTTGAACCAATAAACAAAATCagaatttttaaatctattcCACAGCATTTTACCAGAAAACATCTGGGTAaatcattaataattttatgaaatctcATATGTTTCTTTAAATAACTGATAAGAAATcttctattatattttatgaaattaatagttttcttttaatcgAAATTGTCTTTGGTGATAAGTACCTAATAGCAAGTACTtgctacatatgtatgttgataATGAAACGTCATTAATGTTGCTAGACAAAAATTGTCAGCTTAAAGTATTGGAAGTAATGATTTAAAATCTATTGTATATTAGTCTAGTTTTTAACTTGGAGCACTGCGGTACGGTttagacaaaaagaaaaaaattttgtaatttgaaaaaaatgtattgatattaaaatataaaaaaagaataaatacaaaaataataaataaataaataaataaaatgaatttaatagtgaaatcaaatttaatattatcaCTAGTTCTATTAATAAAGATCTTTGCAACAGAATCTGCTTTAGCGGTACCAAATGGTGTGtggattacaaaaaaaaacttattattattttataaatattaattataaaaaagaataagtattatttatataaataacagtaattggaaaaaattataaactattttcaatgaaattaaattacTGCTTAACTTGACAATTTATTGGACAAAAATTTGGACTTGATTTTGATTACTATCTTCTAAGCAAACGAAATCAAAAACAACTTGCCTTCAATAAATTCAAcgaaaaaattacatacaaattaaaagtttgaaagcatttatttttattatgactTCTAACGTTATACCAAACCAATGACAAGTTTATTCCCTTTAGTACATTCAACTTCCTTATTACTCTATTTGTTTAGTAAAATAGATATAGACTTGATAAAAAATTTCCGATAATAATCAGTCGGTTTTGTAGAACAGATATTGTTCATTCTCAATACGGAATAATCCCTACTTATAGTGAATATCTCTGGAAAAATCTAATACAGTAGTACATCaagttttaaacatattgtatttaaaacatatagAAAGACGGACATGTAAATATCGTTTTAGACTATATTAAGGACGCAAAATAATAAGTCGTTTTGTTGGACCGCTAGTGTTTATTCTCAATACCGAATAATCCCTACATATAgtgaatttgttgaaaattttaccaCTACAGTACATCACGTTGTAaacatatttgtccaattcacaatcgatgtcttATCGTTGTAGCGGTGtatgtcataaacatttttcaagtgacattttttgaaacaaacactaattaataacaaaaaaattacgatACAACTGTATCACACAGATTGTAAATTgaataattgtatttaaaaggGATAGAAAGATGGACAGGTCAATATCGTCTTAGAATATATTAGGGGCGCAAAATATGCATTAACCTTTTGTATCTACGACCGCTATTATATATAAAGTTGTAGACTCAATAGCTGAATGAACAACTCAGAGCGTAGGTCGAGGTTTCGATAACCACCAGACACTGGAAACTGAGCACTAGAAAACAAGGTGTTTTCTTCTGTTCAATTACCACCAGAGACTTGTAAAAGAGAATTAGAGATCAAGTAGTTTCTCTTCGAATtcgatattttatataaaacctctaacttactaactaactagggTGACAATAACAGCGTAATTTCCTTAGTAAGTCCTCAATTATTCATGGATAAAGGCCACTTTTCTTGGCGAAGCGGTTAATAGACAATtgtgtgaatttttttaaaaataatttatttgcagACAATAGCTTATGAAGTGATTTCGAGAGCTCGGGTACCCccaattctacaaaaaataataatataattgtcaaatttaaatgaaaacaagtatgaatgtatagtcgagaTTTTTTACAcaagggctcaaaggggagtagggcaaaatatgaccctatccttaaaaatattggtagggggagtaaagtcttctttaatattatttatgtagaatttaaaaatattattagtgtttgtaagtgaattttgacattaagtcattatctgaaggggagtttgtatggaggatagggtcaaatgaagaccgatcattacaaaaatcgctagtgtcatttaaagttctataaattaattatgagccaaaaggccctatttggggggtacggttgtatgggggctagtcgaaataatggaccgattttaaggcttcgtccttgagccaaaagaagcgtgtgtgccaaatttcatccaattatcttgaaaattgcggcctgcagcttgcgcacaagttttacatggacagccagccagacggacggacatagcttaatcgactcagaaaatgtttctaagccaattggtatactttaaggtgggtataggacgaatattttggtatgttacaaacatcagcacaaacccaatataccctccccactaaagtggtgtagggtataaagatgAAAAATGGAGAATCTGATCTCGATTAATATGcttaaaagggaactttttcgtatatttttggattaaTTTTTTCATCTGATTATTTCTTAGTTCTTCcaatgtgtaaaaagtaacttaggctttatatatgtatgacgAAACAAATAAGATATGACACTGAATGAATGAGAATAAACAATAGTGATTAATACTTTATATTATATCTGTtaccaaaaattaattaatttatcggTAAATCGATCTATAATTAGCTTAAGACTCGCTTTAACCGCCCAAAAATCTCTTTGATTACATTTATTGCTGATGTCTCATCTTTCTTTATGCTAAATGTTGCATTATTTGCCGGAAAtactttataaattaaacactAGCCGAGTGTGCTCAAAGAtcacaaaaaattcaattaactgATAAcccatatattttaaacaaaaaagaaaaataaaaaagaaaaacaataattaaaaaaaacttataaataaaacaaagcatGCACTATTTATTAATCACTATCTAACTCTCTCCTAATCTGTCTCTCTCACTCATAAAACAAAGCTTATGCTGGTCAAGAGTACTATGATCAAGATGAAGATGAAGATTTTGTGCCTATAAGTCCTTGTAATGTTGTACGACCTGGTGATCCAGATTTAACCACCTATGATATTATATCATCATATCGTTTCGATGAGTATCAATACGAATACCAGGGAGTTCAACAAATAGTTGGATCAACTGGTTACCAGCAGGCTTATCATGTTAGTGAATATTCTAATATGACTATTGAATCATCGCGTGCCTTTCCCAAGGGAATTCCCGATGAGTTTTCATTTGAGTGTACTTTTCGTGTGCCGCAACCACAACCCATACTTGAGGAATGGTATCTGTTTGAACTGTCCGACTATGAATATCATTCACAAATGAATGTTAAGCTATTGCCACAAGAAAGTGCTATAGAATTTTCGTTGCCCAAATATGATGGTTCCATACAGACAGTTACTTTTGAAGAGACAGAGGTTggtattttatgtatttaatatatggAGATTATTATTAATCCAAACTATATTTAGATATTCGATCGTTCCTGGCATAAAGTTATGTTGGGTGTTGGTCAAGATGGTGTACGTTTATGGGTGGATTGCAAGCCAGTGCCAGATAAAAGTGGTAGTTTAAAAGCTCCGCTAGATGTAAGAGGTCCTATTGATGCCACAGATGGTTCCTTTTCGGTGGCAAAAAAATGCCACAAACAAGAAACTGTGCCAGTaagtttaaaatcaattaaaatactCAATTCATTTGATGCAACAATTTCCCTTCTAGATCGATTTGCAATGGATGATATTCAGCTGTGATAAAGATAAACCAGAACACAGCAATTGTGAAGATATACCACAATATGCACGTGCCCCTAAGGGTATGATTCAATATGAAACAACAACTTTCCGCAACAGCTACACACCCTCCTCGCCTAGCATTTGGGAGAGGGAAGAAGAAACTACCCCAAATCCTTTAGATTTGAAATTTGCAGAACCCACCTCTCCGCAGCCTTGGATTATAAGTAGTACTCCGAATTATTTAATTGGTAAAGATCTTTTGGCTTGTCCCGAACAGTGTCCACGTGGCCCTCCTGGACCACCAGGTCCTCCGGGTCCTAGAGGTTTGACAGGAGCACAAGTAAGCAAAAAGTTACTTTATTAAAAGCAAAAGcaataatacatttataaaattttcagggAATAATGGGTGTGCCCGGTACTCCTGCCTCATCATTTGGTCGTTATGAATCGGCAGCTGTGAAAGGTGAAAAGGGTGAACCTGGTTTAGTGGGTTTAACTGGAGCTCCTGGCATACCTGGTGAACCCGGTCGACCTGGTGTACCTGGTGAAAAGGGTATTGTGGGTTTGCCAGGACCACAAGGTCCTCCCGGCTTTGGAGCCAGAGGTATTAGTTCTCCTTTATATAACAATGAGAATGTATACcatgtttttcaaatttctagGTTTAACAGGTGAACCAGGTTTGCCTGGTGAAAAAGGCGAAAGAGGTCTACCTGGCTTAGATGGTGCCAATGGTGAGCCTGGCCCCGTGGGACCTCCCGGACCACCAGGTCCTCCTGGCCCAGCTTCTGCTGTACAAACTGCTGATTACATGCCTTATCCCAATCCAGGAATGATCGGTCCTATGGGACCAGCCGGGCCTCCTGGTCCAGCAGGACCTCCCGGCCCTCCAGGTTCACCAGGACCAGAAGTAATGAATGGTCGTAATATGGATGAAAGAGAAATTCGGGATATTTGTATGTCTGTTGTTAGAGATTACATTAGTGAAATATCTGCTTCATTGGTAGGACCTCCAGGACCACCTGGTAAAAGAGGAGTAGGACGTCCTGGTCCAAGAGGAGCTCAGGGATTGCAGGGTATATTCAATGAaactttttaattctatttctatcagcaatatgaaaatttaactattaataGGTGAACCGGGAGTTCGCGGACCTCAGGGTGAACGTGGTTATCCCGGTATACCTGGAAATCCTGGATCTACTGGTGATATGGGTCCGCAAGGACCACCTGGTGAAAAGGGTGATAGAGGAGAACCAGGCATTGGTAGAGAAGGTCCCATGGGACCTATGGGTCCACCTGGTCCTGAAGGCCATGGTATTGATGGTATACCTGGTAGACCAGGCGATCGTGGTGATGCGGGAAGACCAggttagttaaatttaaataacgaAATAAGTTATTGATGTT
This genomic window contains:
- the LOC111677582 gene encoding collagen alpha-1(IX) chain-like, whose amino-acid sequence is MNLIVKSNLILSLVLLIKIFATESALAVPNAYAGQEYYDQDEDEDFVPISPCNVVRPGDPDLTTYDIISSYRFDEYQYEYQGVQQIVGSTGYQQAYHVSEYSNMTIESSRAFPKGIPDEFSFECTFRVPQPQPILEEWYLFELSDYEYHSQMNVKLLPQESAIEFSLPKYDGSIQTVTFEETEIFDRSWHKVMLGVGQDGVRLWVDCKPVPDKSGSLKAPLDVRGPIDATDGSFSVAKKCHKQETVPIDLQWMIFSCDKDKPEHSNCEDIPQYARAPKGMIQYETTTFRNSYTPSSPSIWEREEETTPNPLDLKFAEPTSPQPWIISSTPNYLIGKDLLACPEQCPRGPPGPPGPPGPRGLTGAQGIMGVPGTPASSFGRYESAAVKGEKGEPGLVGLTGAPGIPGEPGRPGVPGEKGIVGLPGPQGPPGFGARGLTGEPGLPGEKGERGLPGLDGANGEPGPVGPPGPPGPPGPASAVQTADYMPYPNPGMIGPMGPAGPPGPAGPPGPPGSPGPEVMNGRNMDEREIRDICMSVVRDYISEISASLVGPPGPPGKRGVGRPGPRGAQGLQGEPGVRGPQGERGYPGIPGNPGSTGDMGPQGPPGEKGDRGEPGIGREGPMGPMGPPGPEGHGIDGIPGRPGDRGDAGRPGEPGVRGPPGEPGSCPDCSAYQAAYAYPLLLAQQQQNNKGPQNYYNKGPPNYYNKG